TTCGAGAGCAAGATTGTCTCACAAGCAACACCCGGTCATGCGATTGATATCGATGTCGATCTCAAGGGTGCTAAGAAGGTGTATCTCGTTGCTGCCGATGGTGGCGATGGTTTTGGCTGCGATTGGGTCGCTTGGGCCGAGCCACGTTTCGTCGGCACTGCTGGCGAAAAGAAGCTGACCGACCTCAAGCCCATCGTGGCTTCCAGCGGTCACGGAAGCGTGCAGATGAATAAGAACAGTTCCGGTGGTCCGCTGAAGATCAACGGCCAATCCGTCGAGTACGGTATTGGCTGTCACGCCATCTCGGTCATTGGCTTCGATGTTCCCGAAGGTTACACCCGGCTGAAGACCCGCGCTGGACTCGACGACGGCGGCATCAAGCAAGGTTGCGGTTCCACCGTTGACTTCGCCATTTTCGATCAGGCTCCCGGCAACATCAAAGCCTCGGCTCCTGGCACTGCTGGTGCTACGGCTGCGAATCGCGATCCAGCGGAAGCTGTCAACGGTCTCGAAGTCGCGGAAGGGCTGGAAGCCAAGCTCTTTTCGAGCGAACCCCAAATCTCGAACGTTACGAACATCGATATCGATCATCTCGGCCGCGTGTGGGTGGCTGAAGTGAAGAACTATCGCAAATGGAAGGGCAGCCGCCCGGAAGGGGATCGCATTCTCGTGCTCGAAGATACCAACGAAGATGGTGTCGCCGATAAGCAGACTGTGTTCTACCAGGGGAACGACATCGACTCGATTCACGGCCTCTGCGTGCTCGGTAATCGCGTCATCGTATCGGCTGGCGACAAGGTGATGAACTTCTATGTCGACAACGACGACCTCAAGAGCGACCGCAAGGATGTGATGTTCAGCGGCATCTCGGGGACGCAGCACGACCACGGCATTCATGCCTTCATCTTTGGACCCGACGGCAAGCTGTACTTCAACTTTGGCAACTCCGGCAAGAGCTTGAAGGACAAAGACGGAAAGGTGATCGTCGATGCCGCGGGCAATCCCGTGACCGATGCTCGCAAGCCCTATCAAGAAGGGATGGTCTTCCGCTGCGATCTCGATGGCAGCAATCTGGAAACGCTGGGCTGGAACTTCCGTAACAACTGGGAAGTGACCATCGACTCACTCGGCACCATCTGGCAAAGCGACAACGACGACGATGGCAACAAGGGTGTTCGCATCAACTTTGTGATGGAATACGGCAACTACGGCTACAAAGACGAATTCACCGGCGCGGGTTGGCAAGCCAAGCGGGAGAATATCGAAGCCGAGATTCCTCGCCGCCACTGGCACTTGAACGATCCAGGCGTGGTACCGAACTTGATCCTCACCGGCCAAGGCTCGCCAACCGGTATTTGCGTGTATGAAGGTAACCTGCTCCCCAAGGTGTTTCACAACCAGGTGATTCACTGCGACGCCGGCCCGAACGTATGCCGCGCGTATGTCGCGACGAAAGACGCCTCCGGTTACACCGCCGAAATCGTCAATGTCCTCTTTGGCAAGCGCGATAACTGGTTCCGTCCTTCGGACGTTTGCGTCGCTCCTGATGGCTCGCTGTTCGTGGCCGACTGGTACGATCCGGGCGTCGGTGGCCACAACCAGCAAGATGTCGACCGCGGTCGCATCTTCCGCCTGGCTCCTGCCGGCACGAAGTACAAGACTCCCAAGTACGACTTCAAGACTCCGATCGGTCAGCTTGAAGCGCTCGCCAGCCCGGCACTGAGCGTTCGTTATCTCGCGTATCAGGCAATACAAAAGAGTGGCGAAGCAGCCGCCCCGGCGCTGATCAAGTTCGCCCAAGACAATGCCAAGGACAATCCGCGCCTGCAAGCACGGGCCCTGTGGGCACTCGGCAAGTTGCCGAACCAAGGGAATGTGGCCGTGAAGGAAGCTTTGCAGAGCGGCAATCCGGATATTCGCATCGTCGGCATTCGGCTGTCCCGCGAATTGGGCCAGGATGTCGGCTCGCTCGCCTCGTTGGCGAAGGACTCGGCTCCGGAAGTTCGTCGCGAATTGGCGATTTCGACCCGCCACAGCAAGTCGCCTGAAGCGGCTGCTATTTGGGCCGAACTTGCCGCCCAGCATGACGGCAAGGATCGCTGGTATCTCGAAGCGCTCGGCATTGGTGCCGACAAGCAATGGGATGCCTACCTTGACGCCTACCTGAAGAAAGTCGACGGCAAGTGGGATACCGCTGCCGGGCGTGATATTGTGTGGCGCAGCCGGGCGAAGCAAACTCCGGCCCTACTCGCCAAGATCATCACCGCCGACTCGACCAAGGAAGAAGAACAACCTCGCTACCTGCGAGCGCTCGACTTCCTCTCCGGTCCCGAGAAGGAAGCGGCACTCAAGGCCATCCTGGAATAGTTTGCCGCTGCTAGGTAAAGTTGTAGTGCCCCTGGTGAATTCGGTGGATTGACCAGGGGCCTGTTGTTTACCCACCTGAACTTGGTTTGCCGATGTACCTGCTCCATCCCGCCCGCCTGCTCGTCGCTACTCTGCTCTGTTTATCTCTGGCACCGTTGGTTGCGCAAGAAGTGACCGACGCCACCCGGGCCAAAGACTCCCGACGTGTGAAGGCGCTGCTGCGGCTCGAGAATGTCGATCTGGAAACGTTGCCCGAAGCCAAAGCTTCTTTAATGCGGCATCTCGAAACCATTCACGGCACCGATGAGTTTTTGGAACTTGTCCGCCGCTTCAAGCTGAAAGCTGCGAACCCCGAATTGATTCGCCTGGCGATCGAGAAGGGTGACGAAACGATCGGCGTGGAAGCCGTGAAGACGCTGTTCGATTTTGGTGCGAACGACGCGATTGAAAAAGAACTGAATGGCAAGGACGATGCCCGCGCCGTGAAATTGGCAGCCGCCATGGGACTGGCCGGTGATCCCCGCGGCAATGAGCTGCTTCTCTCCGTTATTGGCAACAGCGAACGCAGCGTACCGGTTCGTTCAGCCGCGGTGACCGCCATCGGTCGCAACAAAGCGGGCCAAGAACAACTCTTAAAGCTCGTCGAAGCGGGCACGCTCGCGAAGGAACTGAACTTCGCTGCTGCCAACGTCCTGCTTTCGTCAACCGACGCCGCGATCAAAACTGCCGCTGGTAAACATCTCACTTTGCCCGCTACCGCGGACAGCAAACCGCTGCCGACCGTAGCGGAGTTGGTGAAGCGGACCGGTGACGTCGCCGCGGGCAAACAAGTCTTCGGCACGATTGGCACCTGCATCAAGTGCCACAAAGTGCGCGGCGAGGGGAAAGATGTCGGTCCCGATCTTTCCGAAATCGGCAGCAAGCTCTCCAAGGAGGCGTTCTACGTTTCCATTCTCGATCCCAGCGCTGGCATCAGCCACAACTTCGAGACCTACACGCTGTTGCTCGCTGATGGCACTGTCCAAAACGGCATTCTGGTAAGCCAAACCGATGCCGACATTCAGATCAAAACGGCGGACGCCATTGTGAAACAGTTCCCGCGCGATGAAGTCGAAGATTTTAAGAAGTCGACTGTCAGTTTGATGCCCGCCGACTTGCAAAAAGCTCTCACCGCGCAAAACCTGGTCGATGTAGTCGAGTATCTCACGACGCTGAAGAAGCAGAACTAAAGGTCCGCTATGACGGCTTTGCTCATTCGTTCGTTGCTGTTCTCGCTGGTTCTCTTGAACGCGGCCTCGCTTGCTTGCGCACAACCAGCGACGCCGAAACGGTGGAAGCAGGCAGCCATTGGTGTCACGCGCGCGGGAACGGAGATTCCCGTTTGGCTGAACTCCGGCGCAGGGAATCCGAAATCCCAGCGAAATCGAATGGTGGTGATTGGCGGACACGATGGCTCCACCGCTTCGACAAACTTCGTGCAACAGTTGGTCGAGCGTGCCAATACCTCCAAGCCAAATCCCAACAACGGCACCGCGTTCATTCCCAAAGTCTTTCCCGATGGCTTGTCGACCGATTTGGCCCTCACGGCTGGCAAAGGCTATCCGCCGGGCAAGGGCTTTTACGATGACGCCGCTCAGCCTGAGCCTCGCTATCTGTGGCGCTGGGTGGGCATGTACGGAGCGACGTTGGTCGTTGATGTCCGCGCGGGAAAAACGCCTGGCTACTGGGCTTCGGAACATGCCGATGCTGATCAACTGGCAAAGTTGCTGGCAGCAACACCATTCACGAACAAAATCGAAGCGCCTCCTGCAGATGATTTCGTTCGCCAGTTGGCCGAAAAAGGCGTGGAAGATGTTGGCCGAGTGCCGACGCTCTTACTCCACGTTTCCTCGCCCGTCGCAGCGCCTGAAGTCGAGGCGATTGCCAAATTGCTTGCAAGCTTCACGCCCAGCAAATCACCCGCGTGGGACGAAATCATCTGGCGCGAGCGGCGCACACCCGAACAAATTGCCGCCAGCCTGGCAACTGTCTATGGCCACGACCTCAAGCAGGTTGCTTACATTCCCGCACTGGCGGTGATTGGTCGCCAGCGGATTGCGGTGGAACTCAACGATCAGAAGGAACAAGAATCACTGAAGCAATTGCTCGCGCCGTTTCTCGAGGGAGAAAAGAGTCCCGTTCCGAAATCGGGCAGCGAGCATGCGGGGCACTTGCTGTTCGCGGAACTAGCCAAGCGAAGTGAAGGAAAGGATCGTGAGCGCTGGATCGAACTTTGCCGCGCGGCAGCGGATCAAATCTTTGATAAAGATGGCAAGCCACTGAAACTTATGCCCTCTCACAACGAGATGAGCGACGCCGTGTTCATGGCGACGCCCATCTTGTGCGCGACCGGCAAGCTGACGGGCGAGCAAAAGTATTTTGACGCGGCCGTCGGTCATTTTCGCAGCATGAAAAAGCTGTGCGTGCGCGAGGACGGCATCTATCGGCACTCGCCACTCGACGAGGCCGCTTGGGGCCGAGGTAATGGTTTCCCAGCACTCGGTCTGGCTTGGGCGCTGAGCGAGTTTCCGGAAGATCATCCGGCACACGGCGAATTGAAGAAGGAATTTCAGAATCACATTGCCGCACTGTTGAAGCATCAGGACTCGTTCGGCTGCTGGCACCAGGTGATCGACAAGCCGGGGAGCTACCGGGAATTCAGCAGCACTTGTATGATCGGTTGGGCGCTTAAGCGGGGCATTGATCGGGGCTGGCTCGACAAGGGAACGCACCAGCCGGCGCTCGATCAGGCGTGGCTTGCGGCCAAGCATCGCATTGGTCCCAAGGGCAAAGTTGTCGATATCTGCACCGGGACCGGCAAGATGCGATCGCTGCGAGACTATTACGATCGTCCCGCCATTTGGGGTGTCGATGCCCGCGGCGGCGCGATGGCACTCATGTTCTCAACCGAAATGATGGACGGAACCAAGTAATGTCGCAGTCACCTGGCAGCCGTTGGTCGCGGTGGAACGACCGGCTGAAGATCATCGCTCTCGGTCTCACACTCGGCATCGCCGCGCGGTGGGTAACGCGTGCCTGGCAAGCCAGCGCAGCGCCAGCCAGGCCCGCAGCGGTCGAGGCACCGAGCGATCCCGCCGTTACTTCCGGCCAATAAGCCAGTGCACGGATTGCGGCTTCGCGCAACGGCGATCGCCGCCGTTAAACTTGTTCGAACGCCCAGGCAAGGCTAACTTACAGAGGTCGCGGTTACCTCTCTCTTGTCTGACCGTAAGGCTTGCTTAATGCCATCTCTTCGCCATCAGCGGGGCTTCACCCTCGTTGAGCTTCTGGTCGTCATCGCCATCATCGGCGTGCTCGTGGCGCTCTTGCTGCCAGCAGTACAAGCAGCCCGCGAAGCTGCCAGGCGAACGCAGTGCGCGAATCATCTAAAGCAACTGGCGCTCGGTATGCAGAATCACCACGATACTCTGCTGCGATTGCCACCAGGTGGTGCCGAAGATCAGGCTCCGTTTGGGGTGGAAGCAAGTCCCGCCGGCAAATGGGGCAGTAGCTGGTTCGTCTATATTCTGCCCTATATCGAGCAGCAGTCGCTGTACGAGAAATGGCAGTTCACTGGGAGTTCCGGTGCGTTCAACACCAACAACAACACGGTAGCGACTGGCGTCGTGATCAAGATTTTTTTCTGCCCTTCGTCGCCACTGCAAGTCAAAGCACCGAACCGACAAACCGGCTCGACGTTCGCTACCTACGTCGGACTGAGTGGCGCGGTGGATGGCCTGATTCCTGGATTTTCAGAAACTCGGATAAACGCTTTGCCCAATGCAGGAATCGTTAGCGGAGGGGGCGTGTTGATTCCGAACGGCCAACTCAAACTTTCTGCCATCACGGATGGCACTAGCAACACGATGGCGATTAGCGAGCATGGAAACTTTCTGATCGATACGGCAGGCAAGCGGCAGGAGTGGCGGGCATCGCAAACTTGGGGTTGGTACTTGGGAGTAAAATCCACGGGCATACCGCCAAACTTTGACAACGCCCATGGAGACAATCGCCAGCCTAATTTGACCAGCATTCGCTATCCGATTAACCACGCGCCCGCGGGTGGTTGGCCGAATGATGTAACCGGCACTGGGGTTGGACTCAACGGCAATTTCACTGGTGGGAATGTGCCGATCAATTCGCCTCATCCAGGTGGGGTACAGGCCGCATTTGCCGATGGTTCGGTTCGCTTTTTGGCGAATAATTCCACGCTGGCAGCCTTAGCGCAGTTGGCAACACGCGATGATGGTGTGCCGTAAGCGCATCGCTCCAGGCAAGCTGCGCGTTTATTTTTCAGATCGACTCTGCCTCGCTCGCTGTCTTAAAGCTCGTATGATTCGCCAAATCAGCCCAGTTGGATTGCTGTTACTGTTGTGCGTCACCACATTCGGCCTGCAAGGCTGTGCCAAGCCGGGACCATCGCAATATTCTGTCAGTGGAAAAGTGACCTTGGATGGCCAACCGCTCAGTGAGGGGACCGTCTACTTGAAGGTCATTGAAACGGGAGCACTGGTGACATTGCCAGTAAAGAACGGCACATTTCAAGGAAAGTCGACGGAAGGGAATTGGCGTGTGGAAGTTGTTGCCTATCGAATCACGCCTATTCCCGGCGATAGGATGGGTAGCGAAACGGCAGAACTATTGATCGCACCGCGTTTTAATTCGCAAAGCACTCTGACGGCTGTCGTCACTCCCGCCGGCCCGAACGAATTTGTGTTCGAAGTGACGAGCAAGTAGGCGAGTCGTGTTCGAGTGTAAACAGCTCACCACTCACTTCTTGATCTTCGCCAGGCGAGCAGAAATCTCTTGAGCAGCCTTCGTCGCTGCATCCTTCTGCTCTGGCGTCAACTGCTCAGTCAGCTTGGTTAGTTGAGCCTGACTGGCCGTGTTGCCACCAGCAACCGCGACAGTTGCCCAAGCATGAGCCAGCACTGGGTCTTTCGGTACGCCGCGCCCCACCGCATACAGCCCGCTAAGAATTCGCTGCGAATTGACGTCGTTTTGCTCCGCTGCCTTGCGATACCATTCGGCCGAAGTTGCGTCGTCCTTGGTCACACCCTTGCCGGTGCTGTACATGTATCCCAGGTTGTAATGCGCGTGAGCGCTATTTTGTGCCGCGGCCTTGTTGAACCACTTGATCGCCTCCGTGTAATCACGTTCCACGCCCCGGGCGTTGGTATACATCACACCCAGCATGCTTTGGCCGCGGGGATCGTTCTTCTCGGCAGCCTGACGATACCACTTCACCGCCTCGGCATCGTTCTTGGCAACGCCCGCGCCCTTCGCGAGCATTCCTCCCAACTTGTACTGGGCGTTTACATCCCCCGCCTCAGCCTTGGCTTTCATCTCCTGATATTCACGCACCTCATCGGCAGTCGGCTCAGCAGCTGCTGCCAGCGAGGTGTATCCAACAAGAGTAACAACCAAACACAAGGTGAGGTAACGATTCACGGTATGGCCCTTTGAAGTTTGCCCGCCGGTAAAAACAGCAAAGGCAATCTTACCGGCTGACGCGTTGCCTTGCTATTTCGCTCGTGTCGCTTCAATTGTCTCGACTCTGCCGTCGACCATATTCTTGTGAATCAGCAGGAGACGATGGCGGCCAGCGGACAATTTGAGATTGCCGGCCAGTTCGGTCACGACTTCTTCCACAGCGGTTCGGGGCTTCAGCCCGGCCGAGGCACTGGCCAGTTCCAGCGGCACTTCCTTTTCGGCGCGAACTACCGGAACCAAGGGGGCGGCATCCGCGCCATCCACTTGCAAACCAATCTCCATAGCTTTGCGCTGCTTCGGCACCAGCTTCTCACGCAGGTCGATGATGTCTTCCCACTGAGCCTGCCAACAAGGTCGACGATCTGAGTAGCGGAAGGTCCCACTGACCGTCAGCCGGTAGGTGCCCGCTTCCTTCACCTCAACCATTAATTGAATCGCATCGCTAAAACGTAAGTCAGGCACGAGCATGCCAGCTGTCGCCGATTCGGCGAAGCCCTTGTCGTCACGCACAAAGATCGTGAACTGTTTGGGATCGAACTTCGCGGGAATCTCAATCACCGACGCTTCCTCACGCGGCTGACGAACCACCTGATCCGCTGTGGGAATTTGAGTTCCGGCAAGTGATGGGCTGAATGGCTGCGGCGCGATGGTAGTTTGTACTCCTGTCGCTGTTAGTTCTCCTGCAGCATTCGGAGCGGCATCAGTACCAACATGGTGCTGCCGCCACAGTTGGCTGCGGGCTGCTTCAATCGCCGGCGTCAAACGATCGGCAGGCAGTTGCTTCAAACCCGCAACCCCCGCCTCCAAACTTGCCAGATCATGGGCCCGCAGTACCAGCGTAGTTACTCGGGGCGCAAAGGCCCACGGAATCGCCTCAAGCACGGCGCGTCCTGTTCCTGGATATTCTTCAGTCACACGTGGCCACAGTAGGCCGGCAGCGGCCAGAGTCTCCGCTGGAGGCGAATCCGCTTTCGCGGTCGTTACGTCGAGCAAAATCACCGGCTTGCCGAATCGCCAGCCACTGAGCGCGCTGAACCAATCGTTGTGATTGGTTGTTTCCCGTTTGATCTTGCCGAAGACTTCACCCTTGTCGACTAACGCATTCTCAGCCGCTTTCTCCGGAGCGAGTTGATAGGCCAAGGTATATGTTCCCACTTGTGGTCGGCGCAGAATCTCGACCTCGACGCCGCGGGCCGCCAGCGTGGCCTTCACTTTCTCAGCAATCGGCAACAAAGCAGCTTCATGTTCCGATTCAAACAGCGGCAACACAAACCTTGTCTTGGCAGCAAAGGCCTTTTCAATCACATCGCGACGGCGTACGACGAGCGACTCGGCGCTTGTGTCAATCGCCAACGTCTCACCACTCGCCGCAGTGATTTCAATTGGCAATTTCACGGTGGTGCCGTCGAGTTGCGACCTTACGCTCACCAGCCACTTCCCCGCCGCAATGTTGCCAGGAAGAGGCAGATCGAAACGAAGCAAGCCATCTCGACTGGTCGAACGATAGAGTTCAGCGACGGCATTGCCACTGGGATCTTGCCAGGTGATACAAACGGGAATTACCGCTGCCAGGGTTTCTCCCTTGGCATCGACCAAGCGACCTTGCAATGTGAGTGGGTCGCCCGCTGCGATCTTCTGGCGAGCACGCACCTCGAGTTTTTCCACCTTACGGGGCAGTACGGCGAAGACCCGCGCGGTGGACTGGGCCAGGTCGCAATCGAAGGGGGCGACATCGCCGAGCAAACGTTCTGAGGTGCAATCGTAGAGCACGCCAGTTGCGCCAACTGCGGGTAGCAACTTCTCACGCACTTGATACCAATCGGCCTGCGACTGAATGTGCGAGTCGTTCACGGCAATCACGTATTTTGCATCTCGCCCGCCGTCGACTTGCAACAACGAGAGCGAACTTGTTTCTCCTTCGATTGACGTTAACAGCCCGCGTCCTTTCGCTCCAAACGCTTTTACTAACGAAGGCGCAACCTCCGCGTGCCAACGAGCGAACATCAGCGCATCGTTATCGCCCTTCGGTGTATTAGGCGCGCCCCAGTTGTGTGGCTTGCCCAGCCGCGTGAACGAAAATCCGTAACCAAGCTTCTGCGCGTCTTGAATGGCAACGGTGGAGTTGTCGTCAATCACTATTCGCCCGCCAGCCTGCGAATACGATTCGAGCGACTTCACCACACCGGCGGGAAACGGAAACGTTTGCCCGGCAATCAGCAATGCGGGTTCCTTGATCTTGCCCCCGGACTTCAGCAATTCTTCTTCGGTGACAAAGCGCGGTGTGTAGCCCTGTCGCGTGAGACTGACAAACGTCTGATAGGGAGTCGTGCCGAAACCGAGGGCCAGATGCTGCCGCTGGTACTGGCTCTTCGAAAACAAGATGCCAACGCCATGATCGCCGCGCCCTTCGACCGCGAGACAAGCAAAGCGATCGAGAAACTCACGGCCCGCCACCACATCCGCTCCGCCAACTTTCCCTTCGATCTCCGTCCAGTTAGCGTGCTTGTTCATGCCTGTCAGAACATTGCTGAAACCTTCGAGCGCGAAACCGATGCCCGTCACGCCCCACGGCAAACCGTGCGCTGCCACTCGAGTGAACTTGCCGGGCGTGCTGGCCCGACCATGTACGGGGCCGAACGCGTTGCTAAGCCACGTGGGCTTGCCGTTGCGATGCATATCGAGCAGGCCAGCCGTGAAGAGCCACTGATAGGCATAATCTGGCCCACCAACCTGGTCGTTCCAGGTGCTTTGATATTGGAAGTCGAGCGTTTCATAAGCGGAAGGAAAGTACTGCCCGTACCGAACCGGGCTGTGGTCGACCTGCACGCTAGCCGAGTTACGCAGCGTGGGATCAAGCTCGCGCAGGTTCTTGCTCAACTCGCCGTAGGCTTCTCGATACATACCCATAAGATAAGCCGACCACTGATCGAGTCGCTCCTCGAACGCGATTCGTTCCTGTTCCGGCATCGGCTTGGTGTATTCGGCAATTTCGTTCAGCCAGTGCCGCGTCGGCAAATCGATGAGCGTGGCGAACTCCGGCCGGTTGATGGAGAGGAGGTAAGCGATGTATTCCGCTTCGGTGACCGGTTCCAGTTTGGTCCGGCGTCGAAACTCATCCTGCGTGTGCTGATCGATTCGCTTGAGATAGTGCCGCAACGCTTCCGTCTTGTGACCCCAACCCCAATAGGTCATCAACCCCCGACGATTGCCGATGGCATAGCCGGTAGTATCCCACCCCAGCATGAAGCCGCCAAAGTTCGGATACTTGCCGTTCGCCTGCGCACCAAGAATGATCCGCTGGCTCATGCCAGCCAGTTCTTCAGGATGATTTCCTACGGGAAAGAAACTGGTGGGGCGCGTATCAGGATTGGGTAGCACCAATGTGCCGCTGCGAGCGGCTACGTCCATGTAAGGAAGCTCAAGTACATCGGCCTTGCCCATCGGCACAATGGCAGTCAGTCGCAAATCCTGCAGAATCTTCGCTTGCCCGTTCCAGTGCACTAGATCAAAGGCTTGACGCTCATCGGGAGTCATCTTTGGCTGCTGCGGATACTGCGGCCGGCGCGGTTCCGACTCATCCTGCATCGAGCCAGCCGAACGACGCAGCGTCGAGACAATGAATACTCTCTGTCCCGTGGCTTCGCCATTCAACTTGAGCTGGTATTCTCCCGGAGCGAAGCGAGACGAATCAATCAGAACTGTCTGCGCGGGCCCTTGATACAGCAGCAAGGTGCCCGCGGCAGATACCAGCTCCAACTTTGCCTGCTCGGTCTTCTTCCACGCCACGGGAATGAACTCGCCAACGAAGTAAGCCGTCCGCTCCAGCGGCAGCTGAACATCGGCAGCCTGGGTGATCGAGACCAACTGGCAACAGATGCAAAACAAGAACGAACCAAGGGTAACTCGACGAAGCATGCGCATGGGAGAGAACCACGGGGAGTGAAGTGTCATTTTGTAGCGTTAATCTACTTGCGAACCGATTTCTTTGCATTCATACTTTGCGTAAAAGTATTACGGTTTTGCAACATGGCCAGTTCCACACCAAGCAAGACGAATCGCCGCCCGCTGCAAGTCGCAGTGCTGGTCGAGACTTCGTACGTCTTCGGTCGCCGCGTACTGGCCGGAATCGTGAAGTATCAGCGGCAACATGCGCCCTGGGCGATGCTTTTTCGTCCGCATGCGCGCGGTGATGCACCTCCCAGTTGGCTCAAACGCTGGCGTGGCGATGGCATCATTGCCCGCTGTTACGATCAACGGATGGCCGATGCTTTGCGGGCCACTGGGTTGCCCGTGGTCGACCTGCCTTACAACCGCGAGGGGCACGGCTTGCCGATGCTGCTGATCGACAATCGGCCCATTGTCGCAGCAGCGTTCTCGCATTTGTGGGAACGAAGTTTCCGCAGCTTCGCTTACTGCGGCCTTCCTACCGGTGGCAATTCAACGATGGAGGATCGCTGCCGGCTATTCGTTGTTGAGGCGGCCAAACGTGACTGTGCGGTCGATGTCTTCGCTGCCTCAGCGCGCCATACAACTGCGGGAACCTGGGGCTTCGACAAAGAGCAGCTTGCGCGTTGGCTACGACGCTTGCCCAAGCCGGTCGCGGTGATGGCCTGCCACGATCCGCGCGGCCAGCAAGTACTCGAAGCCTGCCAACATGCCGGGCTGAGTGTGCCAGAGGAAGTTGCCGTGCTGGGCGTCGACAATGACGAACTGATGTGCGACCTCTGCCATCCGCCGCTCAGCAGTGTGGAAGTCGATCAACGCGCAGCTGGCTATCGCGCGGCAGAATGTCTCGAGCGAATGATGGCGGGTGGTAAACCTCCGCGTGGCGCGCCATACGTCGACGCTCCCCTACGAATCGTTTCGCGTCAATCGACCGATGTGCTCGCCATTGATGATCCTGAAGTTGCTGCAGCGCTCAGGATCATTCGCGAGCAGGCGCGCGGGCCAATGTCTGTCAGTGATCTGCTGAAGGCGGTTCCCGTTTCCCGCAGCATGCTCGAACGGCGCATGAAGCAAGCTATTGGCCGTACTCCCAAAGCAGAAATTCTGCGCTCGCAACTGGATTGGATCAAAGAATTGCTTACTACCACTGACCTGCCGCTCGCCGATATCGGCCAGCGGCTCGGTTCGGCTCACCACCAACACCTGGCGACTCTGTTCAAA
Above is a window of Anatilimnocola aggregata DNA encoding:
- a CDS encoding DNA-binding transcriptional regulator, whose translation is MASSTPSKTNRRPLQVAVLVETSYVFGRRVLAGIVKYQRQHAPWAMLFRPHARGDAPPSWLKRWRGDGIIARCYDQRMADALRATGLPVVDLPYNREGHGLPMLLIDNRPIVAAAFSHLWERSFRSFAYCGLPTGGNSTMEDRCRLFVVEAAKRDCAVDVFAASARHTTAGTWGFDKEQLARWLRRLPKPVAVMACHDPRGQQVLEACQHAGLSVPEEVAVLGVDNDELMCDLCHPPLSSVEVDQRAAGYRAAECLERMMAGGKPPRGAPYVDAPLRIVSRQSTDVLAIDDPEVAAALRIIREQARGPMSVSDLLKAVPVSRSMLERRMKQAIGRTPKAEILRSQLDWIKELLTTTDLPLADIGQRLGSAHHQHLATLFKSKTGMTPGEYRKRYRR
- a CDS encoding tetratricopeptide repeat protein, producing the protein MNRYLTLCLVVTLVGYTSLAAAAEPTADEVREYQEMKAKAEAGDVNAQYKLGGMLAKGAGVAKNDAEAVKWYRQAAEKNDPRGQSMLGVMYTNARGVERDYTEAIKWFNKAAAQNSAHAHYNLGYMYSTGKGVTKDDATSAEWYRKAAEQNDVNSQRILSGLYAVGRGVPKDPVLAHAWATVAVAGGNTASQAQLTKLTEQLTPEQKDAATKAAQEISARLAKIKK